A window of the Bufo gargarizans isolate SCDJY-AF-19 chromosome 1, ASM1485885v1, whole genome shotgun sequence genome harbors these coding sequences:
- the LOC122943913 gene encoding deoxyuridine 5'-triphosphate nucleotidohydrolase, mitochondrial-like, which yields MVAFPCASATQWSTLRTLEMIIQYYGMPLQIQTDNGSHFTGKEIKQFALENNIEWVYHMPYYPQAAGLIERMNGLLKGALKKMTSDGKYGQWRDNLSSALQSLNNRPLTESTTPLMRMLTPNLTIGKLTIESIEYWKINEEAQVPFRGTSKSAGLDLHSLEVTVVSPGVTKIIPTGIGVKIPSGHYGQLATRSSYALKSLIVVGGVIDEDYQGEVKVVLINLGKMDAIISKGDRVAQLLLIPIYIAQIKETTAPKELTVRGQKGFGSTNEISVGAKIWIQDVNGPPSPAEVIAVGKDRTLLVMRPGVEKWEYIPQEKCYLRE from the coding sequence ATGGTGGCCTTCCCGTGTGCCTCTGCTACTCAATGGAGCACGCTACGAACATTGGAGATGATTATACAGTATTATGGGATGCCCTTACAAATACAAACAGATAATGGGTCTCATTTTACAGGGAAGGAAATAAAACAGTTTGCTTTAGAAAACAACATTGAATGGGTATATCACATGCCCTATTACCCACAGGCTGCTGGTCTCATTGAGCGAATGAATGGGTTGCTCAAAGGAGCATTGAAAAAAATGACTTCAGATGGTAAATACGGACAATGGAGAGATAATCTTTCCTCGGCCCTTCAGTCGCTCAATAATAGACCACTAACAGAATCCACTACACCTTTAATGAGAATGTTGACGCCAAATCTTACTATAGGTAAATTAACTATAGAATCTATTGAATATTGGAAAATTAATGAAGAAGCTCAGGTCCCTTTTAGGGGAACATCAAAATCTGCAGGGTTGGACTTGCACTCACTGGAGGTGACGGTAGTAAGTCCAGGAGTCACTAAGATAATTCCTACTGGAATCGGGGTAAAAATTCCCTCAGGACATTATGGACAGTTGGCCACTAGATCCAGTTATGCTCTAAAAAGTTTAATAGTGGTTGGAGGGGTAATTGATGAAGATTACCAAGGAGAAGTCAAAGTTGTTCTCATAAATCTGGGTAAAATGGATGCTATAATATCAAAAGGAGATAGGGTGGCACAATTGCTATTAATCCCAATATATATAGCACAGATAAAAGAAACAACAGCCCCCAAGGAACTAACTGTGAGGGGACAGAAAGGATTTGGATCCACTAATGAAATTAGTGTAGGTGCTAAAATTTGGATTCAAGATGTAAACGGACCTCCGTCACCTGCTGAAGTAATAGCGGTTGGCAAGGACCGTACTCTACTCGTGATGAGGCCTGGAGTAGAGAAGTGGGAATATAtcccacaggagaaatgctattTACGGGAATAA